The genomic window ATTTTATGTCTTGGGATGGCTTTTATCGTTATGCCATTGTCTCTGATTGTTTTCGGGGTTTCTTATGCATTGATGATTATTGTCATCGGCTTTTTTCTTATGCTCTTTGTAGGCCCCACATTGTTCAACGTGATTACATTTTTAATGTATGATTATTTCAATTCTACGCGAGGCTTTTTTGAAAGCCTAAGCTATTCCATACGGGCTCAGTTCTCTTATTCAAACGCCAGAGAAGGTTCTCCTTATTGGAAATATTGGGGAAGTACGCTTATTATTTCCATCATTTTGTATGTCATTTCAATGATTTTTACAGCTATACCGATGATGATGTTTTTTGCGACATTAACCACTACGGCTCCGGACGGAAACTTTGAGCAGAATCCTCTTGGCGGTAGCTTTGGAATTGTGTTTTTTGTCCTGTACGGAATTTCATTATTGGTTTCGTTCTTTACTTCAAATCTACTGTATGTAAATGCGGGGTTGATGTATTATGATAACAGAACAGACCTTCACCAGAAAATGGAATTGGCAGAAATTGATACGATTGGAATTAATGAATAAGATCCTTCTTTTTTTACTTTTTATCACAACCGGGTTTTCTTTTGCGCAGGAAAGCGAACCTGCGTCTGCTGTAGAAGTTGAAGCAATCGATTCCTTAAGCGGGGAACATTATAGAGGAATGAATCGTGCAGATTCCGTATTGTTGAAACAACCGGTTACGGAAAACACGGTTTACCCCAAGAAAATTAAAGAAAATATACAGTCGAGATACAAAGGAAACGAGTTTGATTATTCTACCTCGAAGCCCAGAGAATCTTTTTTTGAAAAGCTTCAGCGGAAAATTATCAAAATCATCGAAAGTATTTTTGGGAAAACCAGTGTAAGCAGCTCAGGAAAAATTACAGAAGTACTGATACGCTTATTTGCCATAGTTTTAATCGGGTTTTTGTTATACTTTATCATCAAATACTTACTGGGGAAAAACGGCAATTTTATTTTCAGCAAGAAAAATAAAAAGCTGGATATTGAAGCGAAAGAACTTCATGAAAATATTCATGAAATCAACTTCCCGGAAAGTATTGCGCGGTTTGAAAATAATGGAGATTACCGGTCTGCAGTTAGATATCAGTTCTTGTTTATTCTGAAAAAGATGAGCGACCGTAAAATTATCGTCTGGAATCCGGAAAAAACCAATAAAGATTATGTGGCAGAATTAAAAGAAAAACATTTGAAGAGTGAGTTTTCAAATCTGTCATATATTTTCGATTATGTTTGGTACGGCGAGTTCAGTATCGATAAGGAAGATTATTCCAGATTTAAACAGCAATATCAATCTTTCAAACTGTAATTAATTGTAGATAAAATGAACAAGACTTTCAAAATATATGCTTTGATATTCATCATTATTATGGTGATACTGGCATTGCTTGAAGTGAATAAAAAGGAAGTTACGGATTGGCGCAAAAACTTTGATGTAGATGAAAAATCTCCTTTCGGACTATTTGTTTTCAACCATGAAAGCAAAGATCTTTTTAAAGAAAAGCTGAAAAAAGTTGATGTTTCGGCTTATGAATTTTACAATCAGAATAAAAATAAACCTGTTCACAATATTCTTGTAGTAGAAAGTGAAATCGATATGGAATCCTGGAAAAAAATAATGGATCAGGTTTCCCGAGGTTCCGATGCGATGATTATTGCAAGTCAGCTTCCTAAACCTATTTCAGACGGCATTGGTTATTATGATTCTCAGATTTCTTTCGAAGATGAAAATTATTTAAAACTTACCGATAAAAAATATCAGGGTGATTTTATCCATTTAGATAAATTCCCATCAGGAAGAGGATTTTCTTATATAAAACCCGGAGTTGAGGTACTGGGAAAAACGGTTGAAAAAAATAATTCAGACCAAGTGAATTTTATCAAAGCAAAATTCGGGAAAGGTAATTTCTATGTGCATTGCGAACCGTTGTTCCTCACCAATTATTATTTGCTTAAAAAAGGAAATGTAAAATATTTTCAGGATGTATTTTCTTACCTTCAGGACAGAGATACGCTCTGGTTTGTAGAAAGCAACACGAAAGAATCCAGGTTTTTTATGAGGTTTATCCTGTCAAAACCAGCATTGAAATACGCTTGGTGGGTATTTTTAGGCGGATTGGTGTTGTTTATTATATTTAATGCCAAAAGAAAACAAAGAGTAGTCCCAATCATAGAACCCTTAAGAAATACATCGGCAGAATTTGTAAAAAGCATCGGTAATTTATACCTTCAGGAAGGGGATTTCCATGATATGATGGCAAAAAAAGCTCAGTATTTTTTAAATAAAGTGAGGCTCGATCTTTTAATAGATACTCAGAATCTGGATGAGGATTTTGCCAAAAAACTTCAATTAAAAACAGGAAAACCGGTAGAAATGATTGCTGAGGCAATTACGTTAATCAAAAAAGGACAGGATCCTTATGCCAATGTGATGAAGGAAGATCTTGTGAGAATGAATAAGCTGCTGGATGAAATCATTAAAATATAACAATCTAATAATCTGGTAATGTAATAATATTGAAAAACGTATTCCATTCAATTGGTAAACTGTTAAATTGATACATTATTAGATTGAAAAACATAATAGTATGGAAAATTTTGAAAACCCAAATTTAGACAATCAGACTTCTGTAGATTTTGAAAAAAAAGAAGGTGATTTTCAGTCTCGTATAGACATGATCGAACTTCGTGCAAGTTTAGAGAAAGTAAAAACTGAAATCGCAAAAGTGATTGTCGGTCAGGAAGACATGATCGAACATCTTCTGGCTGCGCTTTTATCGAATGGTCATGTGCTTATAGAAGGTGTTCCGGGAGTAGCAAAAACCATTACAGCAAAATTACTGGCAAAAACGATTGATGTAGATTTTAGCCGAATTCAGTTTACTCCTGATCTGATGCCTTCAGATATTTTGGGAACCTCGGTTTTCAGTGTGAAAAATTCAGAATTTGAATTTAAAAAAGGACCTATCTTTTCAAACTTTGTCCTGATTGATGAGATCAACAGATCACCTGCTAAAACACAGTCGGCTCTTTTTGAAGTCATGGAAGAAAGACAGATCACAATGGACGGAACCCGTTATGCAATGGATGAGCCGTTCTTGGTTGTCGCTACCCAAAACCCGATTGAACACGAAGGAACTTACAGGCTTCCCGAGGCCCAGCTGGATCGTTTTCTTTTCAAGATTAATGTGAAATACCCGAATCTTGAGCAGGAAATCACGATCATTAAAAATCAGCACGAAAGCAAAAAAGAAGATAAAACAGAAGTTGTGGAACGTGTCATTACGGCTCAACAGCTTAAAAATTATCAGCATCTGGTAAAAGAGATCATTGTAGAATCCCAGCTGATAGAATATATTGCTAAAATCATCATCAATACCAGAGAAAACCAGTTTTTATACTTAGGAGCTTCTCCAAGAGCGAGTTTAGCATTGTTGACGGCTTCAAAAGCTTTTGCAGCATTAAGAGGAAGAGATTTTGTAACCCCGGAAGACATCAAAGAGGCAAGTTATGCAGTATTAAGACACAGAGTCATTGTTTCGCCTGAAAGAGAAATGGAAGGGCTGACTGCCGATGAAATCATTCGACAAATTTTAGAAGGAATAGAGATTCCTAGATAGGTAAAAGGTAGCAGATAAGAGTTTAATGAATCACTTTTAAAGGTTTGAGGAATGGCTAATTTTAAAGAGCTTTTAGTTTGGCAAAAGTCGATTGATTTTGTAATTGAAATTTATAAAATTACTGAAGCTTTCCCTAAAACTCAATTAATTATTTTCAGAAATCTTAATTTTTTAAAAGAAGAAAACTATCAAAAATTAAATCAGAACATTATCGAAATCTCAAAAATGCTGAACGGACTTATTAATTCCTTGAAGTAAATTTAAACAATCACTAAAAAACTGCAACCTAAAATCTAAGATCTGCAACCTCACAAATGAAAAACCTATACATCAATACACGCTTTTTCTTCGCACTCATCGGAGTGGGGATTATCTATGTTTTTGCATTTTTCTTTCCTTTCCTGATGATTGTTGCTCATGCTTTATTGTTGATCTGTTTTCTGGCGGTAATGGTAGATTATCTGTTTGTTTTTAATAAAAAAGAAGGAGTTTTATCACAGAGGATATTGCCGGAAAAGCTGTCAAACGGTGATGAAAACCCTGTAAAGATTGATATTAAAAATAACTATCGGTTTAAAATTCATGTAAAAGTGATTGATGAGATTCCTTTTCAGTTTCAGAAAAGAGATTTCATGATCGAAAAAAACATTGAAGCAGGCAGAAATTCATTTTTTGAATACATTTTAGAGCCTAAAGAAAGAGGAGAGTACAGCTTTGGAGCTTTAAACATTTTTGTTTCTTCCCCTTTAGGTTTTGTTGCCAAAAGGTTTACCTTTCAGAAAGATGCGATGCTTCCTTCCTATCCGTCATTTATTCATTTAAGAAAATATGAATTGATGGCGCTTCAAAACGAGTTTTTATTGGGAGGAATCAAAAAAATACGAAAACTGGGGCATACCATGGAATTTGAGCAGATCAAAGAATATGTTCCCGGAGACGATGTAAGAACGATCAACTGGAAAGCGACTTCCAAAGCCAATCGATTGATGGTGAATCAGTTTCAGGATGAAAAGTCTCAACGTATTTTTATGTTGGTCGATAAGGGAAGGACGATGAAAATGCCGTTTAACAGATTAAGCCTTCTTGATTATTCGATCAATGCAACGATGGCCTTGTCTCATATCATTCTGAAAAAAGGAGATCGGGCAGGAATGATGACTTTCTCTAAAAAAGCTGAAAACAGGGTTGCTGCAGATAATAAATCCGGACAGCTAAAGAAAATTTCTGAAGCTTTATATAACGTTAAAACAGACTTCTTCGAAAGTGACTTTAACAGACTATATCAGGATGTAAAATATTCACTTAACCAAAGAAGCCTGGTTTTGTTATTTACCAACTTTGAAACGTTAGACGGGCTGAACAGGCAGTTAAAATATCTTCGTGGAATTGCTAAAAACCATTTACTGGTGGTAGTTTTCTTTAAAAACTCAGAGATACAGACATTGATGCATAAAAATCCTGAAAATATGCAGGAGATCTATGATGAAATTGTCGCTGAAAAATTTGAATTTGAGAAAAAACTAATCATTCAGGAGCTTAGAAAATATGGTATTTATTCAGTCTATACACTTCCTGAAAACTTAAATATCGATGTGATCAATAAATATCTTGAGATAAAAGCGAGAGGAATTTTATAATTTTGCAATAAGCAATAAGCAATAAGCAATAAGCAATAAGCAATAAGCAATAAGCAATAAGCAATAAGCAATAAGCAATAAGCAATAAGCAATGAAAATAACACTAAATAGAATCAACGACGATTTTTTATTTGAATGTACCAACTCACAAGGGAATTCAATTTTACTGGATAATACTTCTCAGCCCGGAGTAAAAGGAGTTTCTCCTATGGAAAGTGTTTTGATGGCAGTGGCAGGATGTAGTGGAATCGACGTAGTTTCTATCCTGAAAAAGCAGAGACAGGAAATTACAGATTTTAAAGCTGAGGTTGAAGGAGAACGTGTTCCTGTAGAAGATGCAAAACCATTCAAAGCGATTAAGGTTAAATTTCTGTTAGAAGGAAATATTGACCCTAAAAAAGCACAGAAAGCAGCTCAGCTATCTTTTGAAAAATACTGTTCTGTTTCGAAAACATTAGAACCTAATGTAGAAATAGGGTACGAAGTTTTTGTAAACGGAGAACAGGTAACTAATTAGAATAAGATTACTAATATTTTAGGGTATCAGAATTTGAACATTTTGTTCGGTTCTGATACCCTAATTTTTTAATTCATTTACATTAATCTCGGTTTCATCAGCTTTGCCACAGTTGCAGTCCATCCCGTTTGATGCGATGCGCCGACTCCGCGACCATTGTCACCGTGGAAGTATTCAAAAAAGGTGATGTAATCTTTAAAGTTTTCGTCAAAATTAAACTTTGCATTTCCTCCGTTGAACGGGCGTTGCCCGCTTCCATCCTTTAAAAAAATAGAACATAATCTGTTGCTTATATTCTGAGCGACTTCATCAAGATTTCGTTTATCACCGCTTCCGGTCGGGAATTCTACTTTCAGACTATTGCCGTAATAATAATGAAAACGCTGTAAACTTTCCACAATCAGGAAATTGATGGGGAACCAAATCGGTCCTCTCCAGTTGCTGTTTCCTCCGAACATTCGACTGTCACTTTCAGCAGGAGTATAATACACAACATTTTCAACACCATGAACAGAAAATACAAAAGGATTTTCTTCATATACTTTTGACATGGCACGGATTCCGTACGTACTTAAAAACTCTTTTTCATCAAGCATTCTTGTTAATACCTTGCTTAATCTGTTCTTACGGAGAATACTCATAAGATGTTTTCTTCCCTGTCCTTCTTCATCCCAGTGAGAAACAAGTTTTGTAAGCTCAGGTTTATTTTTCAGGATCCATTCCATTCTTGCGGTGAAGTTGGGCATGTTTTCCAATAATTTATGATCAACAATTTCCACCGCAAACATTGGAATCAGGCCGACAATACTTCTTAATCTTAAAGAAACGCTGTCACCATTTCCAAGCTGGAGCACATCATAGAAAAATCCGTCTTCCTCGTTCCAGAGCCCTTTTGTTCCTTCCCCGAGGTTTTCCATCGCTTCCGCGATATAAAGATAATGTTCAAAAAACTTAATGGCCATATCTTCATAAACCTGGTAGTATTGAGCCAGTTCCATCGCAATTCGCATCATGTTTAGGGCATACATTGCCATCCAGCTTGTTCCGTCGGCTTGCTCAAGATGCTGTCCGTCTTTTAAAATCATATTTCGGTCAAAAGCACCGATATTATCCAAACCAAGGAAACCTCCACCAAAAATATTTTTACCGTTTTTATCCTTTCGGTTCACCCACCATGTGAAATTCAGAAGGAGTTTCTGGAAAACTTTTTCTAAAAATAAAAGGTCAGGTTTTCCGTTTTGCTTCTCATCAATTTTAAAGACACGGAAACAGGACCACGCATGTACAGGCGGGTTTACATCACTTAAGTTCCATTCATACGCAGGAAGCTGTCCGTTCGGGTGCATATACCATTCCTTCGTCAGCAAAAGAAGCTGTCCTTTGGCGAATTCAGCATCAATAATGGCAAAAGGAACACAGTGAAATGCCAAATCCCAGGTCGCATACCAAGGATATTCCCACTTATCGGGCATGGAAATAATGTCTTTATTATGCATATGATTCCATTCCGTATTTCGTACATAATTGCCAAAATCTCTAGGAGCATCAAAATTAGGATCGCCTTTCAGCCATTTTCCGACATTGTAATGATAAAACTGTTTGTTCCAAAGTAACCCTGCAAAAGCCTGTCGCTGAACATTTTTTTCATCATTATCCACTACATCGCTCTGGATTTCATTATAAAATTCATTAGCTTCATCCAATCTCTGTGCAAATATTTGATCAAACTGATCAAACGGTTCATCCAGACCATCAGGAGATAGCCTGAAATCAAAAGTTTTAGATGCTCCCGCTTCGATGGTTTCGTCGATCAGGAACGAAGCTTTGGTTCCTGTTTTTTCAGGATTTATAGTATTGCTTCCATAAATGATATGATCATTAATTCCGTCTTTGAAATAAGTATTGCCCGGGTAAGGGGTACCGTATAATTTCGGATTGTTGGTTTCATTTTCACAAAAAACACTCTGAACATTATTGTTTCTTGAATAAAACTTTTTAATGGAAATGCTGTCATGGCTTATGTCGATAGTTCCTTCGTCCGTAGCATTTAATTGTGCTTTGTAAGTGTTGTATCCCCATTTCCAATTATTTCTGAACCAAACAGTTGGCGCAATTACAAGAGGAGCATTGATCTCACTTCTGTTGCAGACCGTAATTCGTATTAAAATATCGTTGTGATCTGCTTTAGCATATTCAATAAAAATATCGAAATATTCATCTTTATCAAAAATTTCGGTATCAATGATTTCGTATTCGGGTTCCTTTTTACTTCTCTTAGCATTCTCAGAACGGATTTTATCATAAGGAAAAGCATTGATAGGATATTTATACACCATCTTCATATAGCTGTGGGTAGGTGTATTATCCAGATAGTAAAAAATTTCCTTGATGTCTTCCCCATGATTTCCTTCAGGGTTGCTTAGTCCAAAGAAACGTTCTTTTACGATTTTATCTTTTTTGTTCCAAAAAGAAAAGGCAAAACAGAAAAGCTGCTTTACATCGGATATTCCGGCAATTCCCTCTTCTCCCCAACGGAAGGCATAGCTTTCTGCGGTATTATGGTTGGCAAAATTCCATGCATCACCGTTCGAGCTGTAGTCTTCACGTACATTTCCCCACTGTCGGTTGCTTACGTATGGACCCCAGTTTTTCCAGTCCGGATCTTTTAGTCTTTGTTTTTCAGCAGTCATATTTCAGCATTTTTCAATACGAAGTTAGTTTTTTTAGGAAAAAATTCCAACATGCTGAATCTGAAGAAAAATTAATATTGTGCTGTAGTTCTTTTGTTTAAAGAGGGTTTAGCTTTAAAATAATTTTTTTTAATATGTAAAAGAAATGTTTTATCTTTGCATCATTCGTTCATTCAAATATTGAAAATGTTATCAAGAAAGGTTGAGGGATTAGACCCGATGAAACCTTAGCAACCCTTTGTGAAAGCAAAGAAGGTGCTACGTTCTACCGAATTTATTTTTGGACAGATAACTTACTGAAGTTCTTCAGCCATTTCCTGTGGCATTTTCAATTGTATTAAAGCATAATAGAATTGAAAACAGAACTAAACTATATTAATTTTACATATCAGACAGATTCCCTAAAGGAATACAATATCTCGTTGAGCTACCAGCTTTTCGGAAAAGACTTGTTTTCAGCACCGATCATTTTAGTTAATCATGCCTTAACCGGAAATTCAAATGTTTCTGGTGAAAACGGATGGTGGAAACAACTGATTGGGGAAGACCAGGTAATTGATACTAATATATATTCGGTTCTGTGTTTCAATATTCCCGGAAACGGTTACGATGATTTTTTTATTGATGAGTACGAAGATTTCACGCCTTCAGATATTGCCAATATCTTTTTACAAGGTCTTGAAATATTACATATTAAATGTTTACACGCCATTATTGGAGGCTCTTTGGGTGGGGGAGTCGGTTGGGAAATGCTGGCAAAAAATCCACATTTAGCCGAGATTTTTATCCCTATTGCCTGCGATTTTAAAACTCATGACTGGCTTCATGCACAATGTCTGGTTCAGAAGTTTTTATTAAACCATGACGATGAACCTCTTCAAAAAGCCAGGATTCATGCGATGCTTTGCTACAGGACACCGGAATCTTTAAATGACAGATTTCAAAACAAATATAATCAGGAAAAACAACGATTAGAGTCGGAAGACTGGCTTGTTTATCATGGGAATTCTTTAAACGAAAGATTTAGTTTGAAATCTTATAAACTGATGAACCATTTACTGATGAATATCAATGCAGATGAAAAAAAACTAAAAAAAATACAAGCACGAATGCACTTGATCTCAGTAGATACAGATTTGTTTTTTCCGGCGTCAGAGATTCGAATGTGCTTTGAAAAACTGAAAGAAAAAAAGGAAAATGTTTTCTATCACGAGATACAATCAATTCATGGGCACGATGCCTTTTTAATGGAGTATAAACAATTAAATAATATAATAAAACCTATTCTGAAAATATGACAACATCAGATATTATCAACATCTATCAAAACAAAGCACTGGTAAATTTTGAAGGAAAGGACTTCCTTGGACACATTGGAGTGGATTCCAGAATTTTCAGAGTGCTGAATGATACAGGAATTAGTGTAGGAGTAATTTCTCAACAAGCGATTGAGAACGGAATTTCTGTTTTGGTAGATGAAAATGATGCGGAAGATGCAGTACGTGTTCTTTCTGAAGAATTTAAAAACGAAAAAGCAAAAGGAGCGGTAAGTAATATCTACAGTATCAATAATGTAGCGGTAATCGGATTTGTATCTGAAAATTACAATAAGATCCTTTCCGAGCTTCAACGAAATAAAATTTTCCCGTTGCTGTTAAACCAAATCGCATCTGCAGGAAGAGTAAATATAGTGGTAACCGACAATCAGACGGAGATTGCAAAAAATATCGTAGAAACTGAAATCTATGGAAAACCAAAAGTGGTTCATCTAGCTTTAATCGGACACGGAAATGTAGGAGGAACTTTGGTAGAGCAGATTTTAGATTCTTCACACGATATTTTAACGAGAAAAAGATTGCAGTTGAAAATCGTTGCGATAGCCAATTCTAAAAAAATGGCTTTGAACAAAGGTGGTTTTGGAAGTGACTGGAGACAGAAAGTAAACTATTCTCAAACAGAATCCAGTGTAGAAGGTCTTATCGATTATGCAAAAGAACATCATCTGGAAAACCTGGTGATGGTAGATAACACGGCGAGTAAAGATTTTGTAAAACATTATGATGTGTTTGTGGATAATGGTTTTGATATTGTTTCATCCAATAAAATCTATAATACACTTCCTATAGCAAGTTATAGAAGCTTAAGAAAATCATTGGAGAAAAATAAAAAACAATATCTGTACGAAACCAATGTAGGTGCAGGTTTACCGTTAATTGATACCATAAAATTATTACACCTTTCAGGAGAAAATATTACGAGAATCAAAGGCGTTTTCTCAGGGACGTTGAGCTATGTTTTCAATAATTTTTCTTTGAGAAATGATAAATTTTCAACCATTATCAATGAAGCACTGGAAAAAGGATTTACAGAACCTGATCCAAGAGAAGACTTATCCGGAAATGATGTCGCAAGAAAATTATTGATTTTGGCAAGGGAGTTAGATTTAATTAATGAATTTGAAGATATCAATATTCAAAATCTGGTACCTGAAAGCCTGCTTTCTGTTTCAAAATCAGAATTCCTTTCAAGATTGGAAGAACTGGATAAAGAATATCAGAAAATTAAAGACAGTCAGGAACCGGGACACGTATTGAGATACGTTGGAGATTTACATGGAGACTTGCAAAAAGAAAAAGGTGAACTTGATGTAAAATTGGTTTCTGTTCCTGCAACTTCTGCCTTAGGACAGCTGAAAGGTTCAGATTCAATCTTCGAGATTTACACGGAAAGTTATGGTGAAAACCCGATCGTGATCATGGGAGCCGGAGCCGGAGCCAAAGTGACGGCAAGAGGGGTCTTCGGAGATATTTTAAGACTAAGTGAAAAAAAATAAAATAATACAAAAAATAATGTAACAATATAACAATGTAGCAGTTTATCAGAGATTTCAACCTCTGTCATTCTGAATGAAACGAGGTGAAATGAAGAATCTTATGTTTACATTGCTACACTGTTAAATTGGTAAATTAAAATTTTTATGGAAAATTTTGAAACCTTCGCAATAAGAACCCAAACTGAAAGAACTCAGTTTGACGAACATTCAACGCCTTTATATCTTACGTCCAGCTTTATTTTTCAGGATGCGGAAGATATGAGAGCGAGCTTTGCAGAAGAAAAACCGAAGAATCTTTACAGTCGGTTTTCAAACCCGAATGTAACGGAATTTACAGATAAGATTACCAAAATGGAAGGAGCAGAAGCGGGCTATGCTTTTGCAACAGGAATGGCCGCGATTTATTCAACTTTCGCTACGTTGTTAAATGCAGGAGATCATATCGTAAGCTGTCAGTCGGTTTTCGGTTCTACCCATACGTTGTTCACTAAATATTTCCCGAAATGGAATATCGAAACAACCTATTTCAAAGCCGAAGATGCGGAAAACGTAGAAAAATATATTCAGCCGAACACTAAGATTTTATATCTGGAAACACCGACCAATCCTGCGATTGAAGTGTTAGACTTAGAATTTTTTGGACAAATTGCTAAAAAACATAATCTGATTTTCATTGTGGATAACTGTTTCGCAACACCATATTTACAACAACCTATTAAATACGGAGCAGACATCGTTGTACATTCAGCTACTAAACTGATTGACGGTCAAGGTCGCGTTTTGGGTGGAGTAGCAGTCGGTAGAGAAGATCTGATCCGCGAGATTTATCTTTTTGCAAGAAATACAGGACCGGCAATGTCGCCTTTCAATGCTTGGGTGTTGTCTAAAAGTTTAGAAACATTGGCAATACGAGTTGAAAAACATTGCGAAAACGCTTTAAAAGTGGCCGAGTTTTTAGAAAACCATCCGAATGTGGAACTGGTAAAATATCCTTTCCTGCCTTCACATCCAAGCTATGAAATTGCTAAAAAGCAAATGAAGTTAGGAGGAAATATTGTTGCCTTCGAAATCAAAGGAGGGATTGAAGGTGGAAGAAACTTTTTAGATAAAATTAAAATGTGTTCACTGTCCGCCAATTTGGGAGATACAAGAACGATTGTGACACATCCTGCTTCTACAACCCATTCAAAATTGTCTGATGATGAAAGAAACGAAGTTGGAATTACAGCCGGTTTGGTGCGTTGCTCAGTTGGGTTAGAAAATGTGGAGGATATTATCGCAGATTTAAAACAGGCACTGGATTAATTAATAGGAACGGGCTTTAGCCCGTTTCAAATAAGGAAATACAAAATTGGCTTTAGCCGAAATATAAAATGAAAAATTCAGAACAACTATACAAAGCATTATCCGAAAGAATTTTAATTCTTGACGGAGCAATGGGAACGATGCTTCAGCGATATAAATTCGAGGAAGAAGATTATCATGGTGAGCGTTTCAAAGATTGGGAACATCCGGTAAAAGGAAACAATGATTTGTTGTCATTAACGCAGCCTCAGGCGATTGAAGAAGTTCACAGAAAATATCTCGAAGCAGGAGCAGATATCATCGAAACCAATACGTTTTCGGGAACTACAATTGCAATGGCAGATTACCACATGGAAGATCTCGTGTATGAATTGAACTATGAATCTGCAAAAATCGCCAGAAAAGCCTGTGACGAATACACTGCTCAAAATCCGGACAAACCGAGATTTGTAGCAGGATCTATCGGTCCAACGAACAGAACGGCAAGCTTAAGTCCCGATGTAAACGATCCCGGTTACAGAGCGATTACGTTTGAGGAACTGAGAGTCGCTTACAAACAACAATGTGAAGCATTATTAGACGGAGGTTCAGATATCCT from Chryseobacterium camelliae includes these protein-coding regions:
- a CDS encoding DUF4013 domain-containing protein, producing MQFYKKRDFGAFISDSFSFFKLYGKNYFKNYILLNGLLMILMVVVFIFGFKELFGQVLGSNISGESYYFENYFEDNLGMFFTVGIITFVLFIILMIINYLYPVFYLKRLADGETRIKTDDILGDFKKNFKKIIILCLGMAFIVMPLSLIVFGVSYALMIIVIGFFLMLFVGPTLFNVITFLMYDYFNSTRGFFESLSYSIRAQFSYSNAREGSPYWKYWGSTLIISIILYVISMIFTAIPMMMFFATLTTTAPDGNFEQNPLGGSFGIVFFVLYGISLLVSFFTSNLLYVNAGLMYYDNRTDLHQKMELAEIDTIGINE
- a CDS encoding DUF4129 domain-containing protein, yielding MNKILLFLLFITTGFSFAQESEPASAVEVEAIDSLSGEHYRGMNRADSVLLKQPVTENTVYPKKIKENIQSRYKGNEFDYSTSKPRESFFEKLQRKIIKIIESIFGKTSVSSSGKITEVLIRLFAIVLIGFLLYFIIKYLLGKNGNFIFSKKNKKLDIEAKELHENIHEINFPESIARFENNGDYRSAVRYQFLFILKKMSDRKIIVWNPEKTNKDYVAELKEKHLKSEFSNLSYIFDYVWYGEFSIDKEDYSRFKQQYQSFKL
- a CDS encoding AAA family ATPase, with product MENFENPNLDNQTSVDFEKKEGDFQSRIDMIELRASLEKVKTEIAKVIVGQEDMIEHLLAALLSNGHVLIEGVPGVAKTITAKLLAKTIDVDFSRIQFTPDLMPSDILGTSVFSVKNSEFEFKKGPIFSNFVLIDEINRSPAKTQSALFEVMEERQITMDGTRYAMDEPFLVVATQNPIEHEGTYRLPEAQLDRFLFKINVKYPNLEQEITIIKNQHESKKEDKTEVVERVITAQQLKNYQHLVKEIIVESQLIEYIAKIIINTRENQFLYLGASPRASLALLTASKAFAALRGRDFVTPEDIKEASYAVLRHRVIVSPEREMEGLTADEIIRQILEGIEIPR
- a CDS encoding four helix bundle protein; the protein is MANFKELLVWQKSIDFVIEIYKITEAFPKTQLIIFRNLNFLKEENYQKLNQNIIEISKMLNGLINSLK
- a CDS encoding DUF58 domain-containing protein, translating into MKNLYINTRFFFALIGVGIIYVFAFFFPFLMIVAHALLLICFLAVMVDYLFVFNKKEGVLSQRILPEKLSNGDENPVKIDIKNNYRFKIHVKVIDEIPFQFQKRDFMIEKNIEAGRNSFFEYILEPKERGEYSFGALNIFVSSPLGFVAKRFTFQKDAMLPSYPSFIHLRKYELMALQNEFLLGGIKKIRKLGHTMEFEQIKEYVPGDDVRTINWKATSKANRLMVNQFQDEKSQRIFMLVDKGRTMKMPFNRLSLLDYSINATMALSHIILKKGDRAGMMTFSKKAENRVAADNKSGQLKKISEALYNVKTDFFESDFNRLYQDVKYSLNQRSLVLLFTNFETLDGLNRQLKYLRGIAKNHLLVVVFFKNSEIQTLMHKNPENMQEIYDEIVAEKFEFEKKLIIQELRKYGIYSVYTLPENLNIDVINKYLEIKARGIL
- a CDS encoding OsmC family protein, with protein sequence MKITLNRINDDFLFECTNSQGNSILLDNTSQPGVKGVSPMESVLMAVAGCSGIDVVSILKKQRQEITDFKAEVEGERVPVEDAKPFKAIKVKFLLEGNIDPKKAQKAAQLSFEKYCSVSKTLEPNVEIGYEVFVNGEQVTN
- a CDS encoding MGH1-like glycoside hydrolase domain-containing protein, whose translation is MTAEKQRLKDPDWKNWGPYVSNRQWGNVREDYSSNGDAWNFANHNTAESYAFRWGEEGIAGISDVKQLFCFAFSFWNKKDKIVKERFFGLSNPEGNHGEDIKEIFYYLDNTPTHSYMKMVYKYPINAFPYDKIRSENAKRSKKEPEYEIIDTEIFDKDEYFDIFIEYAKADHNDILIRITVCNRSEINAPLVIAPTVWFRNNWKWGYNTYKAQLNATDEGTIDISHDSISIKKFYSRNNNVQSVFCENETNNPKLYGTPYPGNTYFKDGINDHIIYGSNTINPEKTGTKASFLIDETIEAGASKTFDFRLSPDGLDEPFDQFDQIFAQRLDEANEFYNEIQSDVVDNDEKNVQRQAFAGLLWNKQFYHYNVGKWLKGDPNFDAPRDFGNYVRNTEWNHMHNKDIISMPDKWEYPWYATWDLAFHCVPFAIIDAEFAKGQLLLLTKEWYMHPNGQLPAYEWNLSDVNPPVHAWSCFRVFKIDEKQNGKPDLLFLEKVFQKLLLNFTWWVNRKDKNGKNIFGGGFLGLDNIGAFDRNMILKDGQHLEQADGTSWMAMYALNMMRIAMELAQYYQVYEDMAIKFFEHYLYIAEAMENLGEGTKGLWNEEDGFFYDVLQLGNGDSVSLRLRSIVGLIPMFAVEIVDHKLLENMPNFTARMEWILKNKPELTKLVSHWDEEGQGRKHLMSILRKNRLSKVLTRMLDEKEFLSTYGIRAMSKVYEENPFVFSVHGVENVVYYTPAESDSRMFGGNSNWRGPIWFPINFLIVESLQRFHYYYGNSLKVEFPTGSGDKRNLDEVAQNISNRLCSIFLKDGSGQRPFNGGNAKFNFDENFKDYITFFEYFHGDNGRGVGASHQTGWTATVAKLMKPRLM